The following are from one region of the Nicotiana tomentosiformis chromosome 7, ASM39032v3, whole genome shotgun sequence genome:
- the LOC138895546 gene encoding uncharacterized protein — protein MSASDGPGSYLSSFVNLQNYPLSWANNFIFRQWLEMVRTRASDVPDHGGAAPPVTRGQGRAPVRGRGRGHPRVAPVTLPVNPVEDPVIEEHGEYISQARGGAQTPTAQALGHATIVYQTPGALPVGEAQLVATAIPEPIQAVAGDPHRLLDRWTRIQPLVFGGERHEDLQDIIDRRRDILHNMRILESHGVDFTTFQLEGRARRWWKSYLLGILASSPPMTWDQFTRLFLDMYIPSSQKKKLRFPFEQLQQGQMSVTDYEARFSEFSRHALMILSTDAERVRRFVAGLHSASQATMAREVEMGTSYELVVEIARRIEGAHQHGREQSRRDKRFQHSREFSGALDGGRGQIVRGQSSRPTYPAPPPPQGAPVRPYFSAMSESSYRPPAIQGSSGGYSGHQGQASSQQSAVPRSFYECWDPGHMKRDASVPFDPSYVSSLFAHFLGLSREFLGTPVYVSTPVGDSIIVDQIYRSYIVTFCGYETRVDLLLLDMTDFEVILGMD, from the exons ATGTCTgccagtgatggacctggttcatatctgagttcctttgtcaatcttcaaaactatcctCTTTCTTGGGCCAACAATTTCATATTCAGACAGTGGTTAGAA atggtgagaacgcgtgcaTCGGATGTACCAgaccatggaggagctgctccccctgttactagaggccaagggagggctccagttcgtggtagaggacgagggcatcctagagttgctcccgtTACACTACCAGTgaatccagtagaggatcccgtTATTGAGGAGCACGGTGAG TACATATCTCAGGCGagagggggagcacaaacccctaccgctcaggctttAGGGCACGCAACTATCGTATACCAGACCCCgggcgcactacccgtgggcgagGCTCAGCTAGTTGcaacagctatacctgagcccatacAGGCTGTGGCCGGCGATCCGCAtaggctattggacagatggactaggatACAGCCtcttgtctttggaggtgagcgacacgaGGACCTCCAAGACATTATTGACCGGCGCAGGGACATATtgcataacatgaggatattggagtcccatggggtggattttactaccttccagctggagggtagggcccgtaggtggtggaagTCATATCTTCTCGGCATACTAGcaagttctcctcccatgacttgggaccagttcacacgcctcttcttggacatgtatattccatcCTCTCAGAAGAAAAAGTTGCGATTTCcattcgagcagctccagcagggccagatgtcggtgaccgactatgaggcaagaTTTTCGGAGttttctcgccatgcacttatgatactttcgACCGATGCAGAGAGGGTGCGtaggtttgttgcaggtttgcacTCAGCTagccaggccactatggcccgagaggttgagatggggacttcttacgagctagttgtagagatagctcggaggatcgagggtgcacATCAGCATGGTCGGGAGCAGTCTAGGAGGGATAAGCGGTTTCAGCATTCtagagagttcagtggtgccctggatgggggcaggggtcagatcgtgaggggtcagtctagcaggcctacatatccagcaccgccgcctcctcagggtgctccagtgcgaccctatttTAGCGCCATGTCAGAGAGTTCCTACCGTCCACCAGCCATTCAGGGTTCCTctggtgggtattcaggccatcaaggTCAGGCTTCCAGTCAGCAGTCCGCCGTTCCGAGAAGTTTTTATGAGTGTTGGGatcctggccacatgaagag ggatgcttcggtaccaTTTGATCCATCGTacgtttcatctctgtttgctcatttcttgggtCTTTCTCGGGAGttcttgggtactcctgtttatgtgtccactccagtgggcgattctattattgtggatcagatctaccgATCCTACATTgttactttctgtggttatgagacccgagtggatcttctattgcttgatatgaccgactttgaggtcatcctaggcatggattag